The following proteins are encoded in a genomic region of Streptomyces collinus Tu 365:
- a CDS encoding sigma-70 family RNA polymerase sigma factor, giving the protein MRDDEAGTAQGAIGALVHRAVDGDAQATHDLLAHVHPLALRYCRTRLSRLPGDARHFVEDLAQEVCVAVLLALPRYRDTGRPFEAFVFAIASHKVADLQRAAMRHPGSTVVPSDEMPERPDDSLGPEERALLSSDAEWAKKLLANLPENQRELLLLRIAVGLTAEETGQMLGMSPGAVRVAQHRALSRLRALAEQ; this is encoded by the coding sequence ATGCGCGACGACGAGGCGGGCACGGCCCAGGGGGCGATCGGTGCGCTCGTGCACCGAGCCGTCGACGGGGACGCGCAGGCCACGCACGACCTGCTCGCGCACGTCCACCCGCTCGCGCTGCGCTACTGCCGCACCCGGCTGTCCCGGCTCCCGGGCGACGCGCGCCACTTCGTCGAGGACCTCGCCCAGGAGGTCTGCGTCGCGGTCCTGCTCGCCCTGCCGCGCTACCGCGACACCGGCCGCCCCTTCGAGGCCTTCGTCTTCGCCATCGCCTCGCACAAGGTCGCCGACCTGCAACGCGCCGCGATGCGCCACCCCGGCTCCACGGTCGTCCCCTCGGACGAGATGCCGGAGCGCCCCGACGACTCCCTCGGCCCCGAGGAGCGCGCCCTGCTCAGCAGCGACGCCGAGTGGGCCAAGAAACTGCTGGCCAACCTCCCGGAGAACCAGCGCGAACTGCTCCTGCTGCGCATCGCCGTGGGCTTGACCGCGGAGGAGACGGGGCAGATGTTGGGAATGTCACCCGGCGCCGTACGGGTGGCCCAGCACCGCGCGCTGAGCCGCCTGCGCGCGCTCGCCGAGCAGTGA
- the guaB gene encoding IMP dehydrogenase — MTANVDGVPGKFATLGLTYDDVLLLPGASEVLPNAVDTSSRISRNVRVNIPLLSAAMDKVTESRMAIAMARLGGVGVLHRNLSVEDQVNQVDLVKRSESGMVTDPITVHPEATLAEADALCAKFRISGVPVTDPAGKLLGIVTNRDMAFESDRTRQVREVMTPMPLVTGKVGISGPEAMELLRKHKIEKLPLVDDAGVLKGLITVKDFVKAEKYPNAAKDAEGRLLVGAAVGASPEALERAQALAAAGVDFLVVDTSHGHNSNALSWMAKIKSAVDVDVIGGNVATRDGAQALIDAGVDGIKVGVGPGSICTTRVVAGIGVPQVTAIYEASLAARAAGIPLIGDGGLQYSGDIGKALAAGADTVMLGSLLAGCEESPGELLFINGKQFKSYRGMGSLGAMQSRGQGRSYSKDRYFQAEVASDDKLVPEGVEGQVPYRGPLSNVLHQLVGGLRQTMGYVGAATIEEMESKGRFVRITSAGLKESHPHDIQMTVEAPNYSRK; from the coding sequence ATGACTGCAAACGTCGACGGAGTGCCCGGAAAATTCGCGACACTCGGGCTGACCTACGACGACGTGCTGCTGCTGCCGGGCGCATCCGAGGTGCTCCCCAACGCGGTCGACACCTCGTCCCGCATCTCCCGCAATGTCCGGGTCAACATCCCGCTGCTGTCCGCGGCGATGGACAAGGTGACCGAGTCCCGCATGGCCATCGCCATGGCCCGGCTCGGTGGCGTCGGCGTACTGCACCGCAACCTGTCCGTCGAGGACCAGGTCAACCAGGTCGACCTGGTGAAGCGGTCCGAGTCCGGCATGGTCACCGACCCGATCACGGTGCACCCGGAGGCCACGCTCGCCGAGGCGGACGCGCTCTGCGCCAAGTTCCGCATCAGCGGCGTCCCGGTCACCGACCCGGCCGGCAAGCTGCTGGGCATCGTGACCAACCGCGACATGGCCTTCGAGAGCGACCGCACGCGCCAGGTGCGCGAGGTCATGACCCCCATGCCGCTGGTCACCGGCAAGGTCGGCATCTCCGGGCCCGAGGCCATGGAGCTGCTGCGCAAGCACAAGATCGAGAAGCTTCCGCTGGTCGACGACGCGGGTGTCCTCAAGGGCCTGATCACGGTCAAGGACTTCGTCAAGGCGGAGAAGTACCCGAACGCCGCCAAGGACGCCGAGGGCCGGCTGCTCGTCGGTGCCGCCGTCGGCGCCAGCCCCGAGGCGCTGGAGCGTGCCCAGGCGCTGGCAGCGGCCGGTGTGGACTTCCTGGTCGTCGACACCTCGCACGGCCACAACAGCAACGCGCTCAGCTGGATGGCGAAGATCAAGTCGGCCGTGGACGTCGACGTGATCGGCGGCAACGTCGCCACCCGCGACGGCGCCCAGGCGCTCATCGACGCCGGTGTCGACGGCATCAAGGTCGGCGTCGGCCCCGGCTCGATCTGCACCACCCGCGTGGTCGCCGGCATCGGTGTCCCGCAGGTCACCGCCATCTACGAGGCATCGCTCGCGGCGCGCGCCGCGGGCATCCCGCTGATCGGCGACGGCGGCCTGCAGTACTCCGGCGACATCGGCAAGGCGCTCGCCGCCGGCGCCGACACCGTCATGCTGGGCAGCCTCCTCGCCGGCTGCGAGGAGTCGCCGGGCGAGCTGCTGTTCATCAACGGCAAGCAGTTCAAGTCGTACCGCGGCATGGGCTCGCTGGGCGCCATGCAGTCCCGCGGCCAGGGCCGGTCGTACTCGAAGGACCGCTACTTCCAGGCCGAGGTCGCCTCCGACGACAAGCTCGTGCCCGAGGGCGTCGAGGGCCAGGTGCCCTACCGCGGCCCGCTCTCCAACGTGCTGCACCAGCTCGTCGGCGGTCTGCGCCAGACCATGGGCTACGTGGGCGCCGCCACCATCGAGGAGATGGAGTCCAAGGGCCGCTTCGTGCGGATCACCTCGGCGGGCCTGAAGGAGAGCCACCCGCACGACATCCAGATGACGGTCGAGGCGCCGAACTACAGCCGGAAGTGA
- a CDS encoding GuaB3 family IMP dehydrogenase-related protein produces the protein MTEIEIGRGKRGRRAYAFDDIAVVPSRRTRDPKEVSIAWQIDAYRFELPFLAAPMDSVVSPATAIRIGELGGLGVLNLEGLWTRHEDPQPLLDEIAGLDAETATRRLQEIYAAPIKEELIGARIKEVRDSGVVTAAALSPQRTAQFSKAVVDAGVDIFVIRGTTVSAEHVSSSHEPLNLKQFIYELDVPVIVGGCATYTAALHLMRTGAAGVLVGFGGGAAHTTRNVLGIQVPMATAVADVAAARRDYMDESGGRYVHVIADGGVGWSGDLPKAIACGADSVMMGSPLARGTDAPGKGHHWGMEAVNEELPRGKKVDLGTVGTIEEILTGPSHTPDGSMNFFGALRRAMATTGYSELKEFQRVEVTVADSQHRR, from the coding sequence GTGACTGAGATCGAGATCGGGCGCGGCAAGCGCGGCCGCCGGGCGTACGCCTTCGACGACATCGCCGTCGTCCCCAGCCGCCGTACGCGGGACCCGAAGGAGGTCTCGATCGCCTGGCAGATCGACGCCTACCGCTTCGAGCTGCCCTTCCTGGCCGCCCCCATGGACTCGGTCGTCTCCCCGGCCACCGCGATCCGCATCGGCGAGCTGGGCGGCCTCGGCGTGCTCAACCTCGAGGGCCTGTGGACGCGGCACGAGGACCCCCAGCCGCTGCTCGACGAGATCGCCGGGCTGGACGCCGAGACGGCCACCCGCCGGCTCCAGGAGATCTACGCGGCGCCGATCAAGGAGGAGCTGATCGGGGCGCGCATCAAGGAGGTGCGCGACTCCGGCGTGGTCACCGCCGCCGCGCTCTCCCCGCAGCGCACCGCCCAGTTCTCCAAGGCGGTCGTGGACGCGGGCGTGGACATCTTCGTCATCCGCGGTACGACGGTCTCGGCGGAGCACGTGTCGTCCTCGCACGAGCCGCTGAACCTGAAGCAGTTCATCTACGAGCTGGACGTCCCGGTGATCGTCGGCGGCTGCGCCACCTACACCGCCGCCCTGCACCTGATGCGCACCGGCGCGGCCGGCGTCCTGGTCGGCTTCGGCGGCGGCGCCGCGCACACCACGCGCAACGTGCTGGGCATCCAGGTCCCGATGGCCACCGCCGTCGCCGACGTGGCCGCGGCCCGCCGCGACTACATGGACGAGTCCGGCGGCCGGTACGTGCACGTGATCGCCGACGGCGGCGTCGGCTGGTCCGGCGACCTCCCGAAGGCGATCGCCTGCGGCGCCGACTCCGTGATGATGGGCTCCCCGCTGGCCCGGGGCACGGACGCGCCCGGCAAGGGCCACCACTGGGGCATGGAGGCGGTCAACGAGGAGCTGCCCCGCGGCAAGAAGGTCGACCTCGGCACGGTCGGCACCATCGAGGAGATCCTCACCGGCCCGTCCCACACCCCGGACGGCTCGATGAACTTCTTCGGCGCCCTGCGCCGCGCCATGGCCACCACCGGCTACAGCGAGCTGAAGGAGTTCCAGCGCGTCGAGGTCACGGTGGCGGACTCCCAGCACCGCCGCTGA
- a CDS encoding nucleotide sugar dehydrogenase, with protein sequence MPADLAVIGLGSHGLPLAQAAVSAGIPTIGYATGPEAGSLSAAELRRMRAAGFRPVTDPAQLGRVRTAVICAPTPRGADGGIDLGQVESAARTLAERLRPHTTVILESPVLPGTTGDFLRSLLERGSGLRAGRDFHLAYSPSRVDPGNRDRIPAGTPRVIGGLTPACTESAAAFYGRLTDKVVRARGLREAEAVQLLETNYRHVNIALVNEMAVLCHELGVDLWDVIRCAETKPFGFQAFRPGPGVGGHAVPHDLTGHATRTLRMVELAQQVNHRMPRYVVQRAAALLNEHGKSARGARVLLLGVTYKPDLADLQGTPAREIAVRLMEFGASVSYHDPYVPAWNVLDRPVPRADSLYEAAADADLTILLQQHRTYDLQGLSVKAQLLLDTRGATPTGAAHRL encoded by the coding sequence ATGCCCGCAGACCTCGCCGTGATCGGACTCGGTTCCCACGGCCTGCCGCTCGCCCAGGCCGCCGTCTCCGCCGGCATCCCGACCATCGGGTACGCCACCGGGCCCGAGGCGGGCTCACTCAGCGCCGCCGAGCTGCGCCGGATGCGCGCGGCGGGCTTCCGGCCGGTCACCGACCCGGCCCAGCTCGGGCGGGTGCGCACCGCGGTGATCTGCGCGCCCACCCCGCGCGGCGCCGACGGCGGAATCGACCTCGGCCAGGTGGAGTCGGCCGCCCGCACCCTCGCCGAACGGCTGCGGCCGCACACCACGGTCATCCTGGAGTCGCCCGTGCTGCCCGGGACGACGGGCGACTTCCTGCGGTCGCTGCTGGAGCGGGGCTCGGGCCTGCGCGCGGGCCGCGACTTCCACCTGGCCTACTCGCCCAGCCGGGTCGACCCCGGCAACCGCGACCGCATCCCGGCCGGCACGCCCAGGGTCATCGGCGGCCTCACGCCCGCCTGCACGGAGTCGGCCGCCGCGTTCTACGGCCGGCTCACCGACAAGGTCGTCCGCGCGCGCGGGCTGCGCGAGGCGGAGGCCGTGCAACTGCTGGAGACCAACTACCGGCACGTCAACATCGCGCTCGTCAACGAGATGGCCGTGCTCTGCCACGAACTGGGCGTCGACCTGTGGGACGTCATCCGCTGCGCGGAGACGAAGCCCTTCGGCTTCCAGGCGTTCCGACCGGGTCCGGGCGTCGGCGGCCACGCCGTCCCGCACGACCTGACCGGGCACGCGACCCGCACCCTGCGCATGGTGGAGCTGGCGCAGCAGGTCAACCACCGCATGCCCCGGTACGTCGTCCAGCGCGCCGCGGCCCTCCTCAACGAGCACGGCAAGTCCGCGCGCGGGGCGCGGGTGCTGCTGCTCGGCGTCACCTACAAGCCCGACCTCGCCGACCTGCAGGGCACGCCCGCCCGGGAGATCGCCGTCCGGCTGATGGAGTTCGGCGCCTCGGTGAGCTACCACGACCCCTACGTGCCCGCGTGGAACGTCCTGGACCGCCCGGTCCCGCGCGCCGACTCCCTGTACGAGGCGGCCGCCGACGCCGACCTGACGATCCTGCTCCAGCAGCACCGCACGTACGACCTCCAGGGCCTGTCGGTGAAGGCCCAGCTCCTGCTGGACACCCGGGGGGCCACACCCACGGGGGCGGCGCACCGGTTGTGA
- a CDS encoding glycerol-3-phosphate dehydrogenase/oxidase: protein MRTATLGPAQRAEALAAMAERELDVLVVGGGVVGAGTALDAVTRGLSTGIVEARDWASGTSSRSSKLIHGGLRYLEMLDFALVREALKERGLLLERLAPHLVKPVPFLYPLQHKGWERWYAGSGVALYDAMSMARGHGRGLPVHRHLTRRHALSVAPCLKKDALVGALQYYDAQMDDARYVATLVRTAVSYGAHAANRARVTGFLREGERVVGARVQDVEGGGEYEIRAKQIVNATGVWTDDTQAMVGERGQFHVRASKGIHLVVPKDRIHSTTGLILRTEKSVLFVIPWGRHWIVGTTDTEWDLDKAHPAASSADIDYLLEHVNSVLAVPLSRDDVQGVYAGLRPLLAGESDATSKLSREHTVAHPVPGLVVVAGGKYTTYRVMAKDAVDEAVHGLDMRVADCVTEDIPLLGAEGYQAMWNARARTAARTGLHVVRVEHLLNRYGSMAEEVLDLITADPALGEPLHAADDYLRAEVVYAASHEGARHLDDVLTRRTRISIETFDRGTRSAREAAELMAPVLGWDKDQIEREVEHYEKRVEAERESQRQPDDLTADAARLGAPDIVPLQ from the coding sequence GTGAGGACAGCGACTCTGGGCCCGGCACAGCGCGCCGAGGCACTGGCGGCCATGGCGGAGCGCGAACTGGACGTGCTGGTGGTCGGCGGCGGAGTGGTCGGCGCCGGTACCGCGCTGGACGCCGTCACCCGTGGCCTGTCCACCGGGATCGTCGAGGCGCGCGACTGGGCCTCCGGCACCTCCAGCAGGTCCAGCAAGCTCATCCACGGTGGTCTGCGCTATCTGGAGATGCTCGACTTCGCGCTGGTCCGCGAGGCGTTGAAGGAGCGCGGCCTGCTCCTGGAGCGGCTCGCCCCGCACCTGGTGAAACCCGTGCCGTTCCTCTACCCGCTCCAGCACAAGGGCTGGGAGCGGTGGTACGCGGGTTCGGGCGTGGCCCTGTACGACGCCATGTCCATGGCCCGCGGGCACGGCCGTGGCCTGCCCGTGCACCGGCACCTGACCCGGCGTCACGCCCTCAGCGTGGCACCGTGCCTGAAGAAGGACGCCCTGGTCGGCGCCCTGCAGTACTACGACGCGCAGATGGACGACGCCCGGTACGTGGCGACCCTGGTGCGCACCGCGGTGTCGTACGGCGCCCACGCGGCCAACCGCGCCCGGGTGACCGGGTTCCTGCGCGAGGGCGAGCGCGTCGTCGGCGCCCGGGTGCAGGACGTCGAGGGCGGCGGGGAGTACGAGATCCGGGCCAAGCAGATAGTCAACGCCACCGGCGTGTGGACCGACGACACGCAGGCCATGGTGGGGGAGCGCGGCCAGTTCCACGTCCGCGCCTCCAAGGGCATCCACCTGGTCGTGCCCAAGGACCGCATCCACTCCACCACCGGCCTGATCCTGCGCACCGAGAAGTCGGTCCTCTTCGTCATCCCCTGGGGACGGCACTGGATCGTCGGCACCACCGACACCGAATGGGACCTCGACAAGGCCCATCCGGCCGCCTCCAGCGCCGACATCGACTACCTGCTGGAGCACGTGAACTCGGTGCTCGCCGTCCCGCTCAGCCGAGACGACGTACAGGGCGTTTACGCGGGCCTGCGCCCGCTGCTGGCCGGCGAGTCCGACGCCACCAGCAAACTGTCCCGCGAGCACACCGTGGCGCATCCGGTGCCGGGCCTCGTGGTGGTGGCGGGCGGCAAGTACACGACGTACCGGGTGATGGCGAAGGACGCCGTGGACGAGGCGGTGCACGGGCTCGACATGCGCGTCGCCGACTGCGTCACCGAGGACATCCCGCTGCTCGGCGCGGAGGGGTACCAGGCGATGTGGAACGCGCGGGCGCGGACGGCCGCCCGCACCGGACTGCACGTGGTGCGCGTGGAACATCTGCTGAACCGATACGGCTCCATGGCCGAGGAGGTCCTGGACCTCATCACCGCCGACCCGGCCCTCGGCGAACCGCTGCACGCCGCCGACGACTACCTGCGCGCCGAGGTCGTGTACGCGGCCTCGCACGAGGGCGCGCGGCACCTGGACGACGTCCTCACCCGCCGCACCCGCATCTCCATCGAGACCTTCGACCGGGGCACCCGCAGTGCCCGCGAGGCCGCCGAGCTGATGGCGCCCGTCCTCGGCTGGGACAAGGACCAGATCGAGCGCGAGGTGGAGCACTACGAGAAGCGGGTCGAGGCGGAGCGTGAGTCCCAGCGCCAGCCGGACGACCTGACGGCCGACGCGGCCCGGCTGGGCGCGCCGGACATCGTGCCGCTTCAGTGA
- a CDS encoding serine/threonine-protein kinase, translating to MSEAERAGTSRQETRQDKSERRLLAGRYRLGDVLGRGGMGTVWRAEDETLGRTVAVKELRFPSNIDDEEKRRLITRTLREAKAIARIRNNSAVTVFDVVDEDDRPWIVMELVEGKSLAEVIREDGLLKPRRAAEVGLAVLDVLRSAHREGILHRDVKPSNVLIAEDGRVVLTDFGIAQVEGDPSITSTGMLVGAPSYISPERARGHKPGPAADLWSLGGLLYASVEGLPPYDKGSAIATLTAVMTEPLEEPKNAGPLRDVIYGLLNKDPAQRLDDARARVMLNQVIHAPEPEAMDATRVVPLPAQPDGPDGKRGEEAGEKLRGALRSVRKAAGAAGAAATARTTKNGAGKAATGAAAGGAAVESGSGASGVSGAPGATGAGAQTPGQPAGPAQSSSSTANSSSTKPSSGWPVMPPPDLDLPPRPVPRAPLTDVVPRRTLVIIAVVVALAVVGTILAVVFNGGDKGGDTNGSGARTSASATASTKEDKGRSGGKTTGSGTRTDGDTSASASSGSTASTSDDAASPDPSGGADDHGSDGSKGGGAPVESTHKGGQGYSIGLPKGWNFQATSAAGDRYTGPDGQKLLVAWTSTPKGDPVADWQSQSRYMVRSQYHKIRIEKVDYRGWNTADWEFTYVDGGTRYRTIDRGFVVNSHQGYALMYTAKAAKWDSGLRKATWKTLAGSFEPKS from the coding sequence ATGTCGGAGGCGGAGCGGGCGGGGACATCTCGTCAGGAGACTCGTCAGGACAAGAGCGAGCGTCGTCTCCTCGCCGGGCGGTACCGGCTGGGAGACGTACTGGGCCGCGGCGGCATGGGCACGGTGTGGCGCGCCGAGGACGAGACCCTGGGCCGGACGGTCGCCGTCAAGGAACTGCGGTTCCCGTCGAACATCGACGACGAGGAGAAGCGGCGTCTGATCACGCGCACCCTGCGTGAGGCCAAGGCGATCGCCCGGATCCGCAACAACAGCGCGGTGACGGTCTTCGACGTGGTCGACGAGGACGACCGGCCCTGGATCGTCATGGAGTTGGTGGAGGGCAAGTCCCTCGCCGAGGTCATCCGCGAGGACGGCCTGTTGAAGCCCAGGCGCGCGGCCGAGGTCGGCCTCGCCGTCCTCGACGTGCTGCGCTCCGCGCACCGCGAGGGCATCCTGCACCGTGACGTGAAGCCGTCCAACGTGCTGATCGCCGAGGACGGCCGGGTCGTGCTCACCGACTTCGGCATCGCGCAGGTGGAGGGTGACCCGTCCATCACCTCCACCGGCATGCTCGTCGGCGCCCCCTCCTACATCTCCCCGGAGCGCGCCCGGGGGCACAAGCCGGGCCCCGCCGCCGACCTGTGGTCGCTGGGCGGCCTGCTGTACGCGTCGGTCGAGGGACTGCCGCCGTACGACAAGGGGTCGGCGATCGCCACGCTGACCGCGGTGATGACCGAGCCCCTGGAGGAGCCCAAGAACGCCGGTCCGCTCCGGGACGTCATCTACGGCCTGCTCAACAAGGACCCGGCGCAGCGGCTCGACGACGCCCGTGCCCGGGTCATGCTCAACCAGGTGATCCACGCGCCCGAGCCCGAGGCCATGGACGCCACGCGGGTGGTGCCGCTGCCGGCACAGCCCGACGGTCCCGACGGCAAGCGCGGCGAAGAGGCCGGGGAGAAGCTGCGCGGGGCGCTGCGCTCGGTCCGCAAGGCGGCCGGCGCGGCCGGTGCGGCGGCGACCGCGCGGACGACGAAGAACGGTGCCGGCAAGGCGGCGACCGGTGCCGCTGCCGGCGGTGCGGCGGTGGAGAGCGGTTCCGGCGCCTCGGGAGTGTCCGGTGCCCCCGGCGCGACCGGTGCCGGCGCGCAGACACCGGGCCAGCCGGCCGGTCCGGCCCAGAGCTCCTCGTCCACGGCCAACTCGTCGTCCACCAAGCCGAGTTCCGGGTGGCCCGTGATGCCGCCGCCGGACCTGGACCTGCCGCCGCGGCCGGTGCCGAGGGCGCCGCTCACCGACGTGGTGCCCAGGCGCACGCTGGTGATCATCGCCGTGGTGGTCGCCCTCGCCGTGGTCGGCACCATCCTGGCCGTCGTCTTCAACGGCGGCGACAAGGGCGGCGACACGAACGGCAGCGGTGCCCGGACCTCGGCGAGCGCGACCGCCTCCACCAAGGAGGACAAGGGCAGGAGCGGCGGGAAGACCACCGGAAGCGGCACCCGGACGGACGGCGACACCTCGGCGTCGGCCTCCAGCGGATCCACCGCCTCCACCAGCGACGACGCGGCGAGCCCCGACCCGTCCGGCGGCGCGGACGACCACGGGTCGGACGGCTCGAAGGGCGGCGGGGCGCCCGTGGAGTCGACCCACAAGGGCGGCCAGGGCTACTCGATCGGTCTGCCGAAGGGCTGGAACTTCCAGGCCACCAGCGCGGCCGGCGACCGCTACACCGGTCCCGACGGGCAGAAGCTGCTCGTCGCCTGGACCAGCACGCCCAAGGGCGACCCGGTGGCGGACTGGCAGAGCCAGTCGCGGTACATGGTGCGTTCCCAGTACCACAAGATCCGTATAGAGAAGGTGGACTACCGCGGCTGGAACACCGCGGACTGGGAGTTCACCTACGTCGACGGCGGCACCCGGTACCGCACGATCGACCGGGGGTTCGTGGTCAACAGCCATCAGGGGTATGCGCTGATGTACACCGCGAAGGCCGCGAAGTGGGACAGCGGGCTGCGCAAGGCCACCTGGAAGACGCTGGCGGGGTCCTTCGAGCCCAAGTCGTGA